TTGCGCTCTGCTTTGTGCCGCTTTGGCGCGGCTCACGGTCCAGGTTTCCTGCAAGGACATGCGTTCACCGGGCTGCAGTGCCTGAAAGGCGCCGTGCACTTCCAGTTCCAGCAGGTTTTGCTCATCAGCGCGCACCTGATTGTAGATTTCCACCAGCCGATGCTCCGGATGCATCCGGTGCACGGGTACCGGCTCGAACTCTATCAACAGCATCTGGCCTTTATCAAATGCGGCAATAAAAGGCTCGCGCGGCGTTAAAAACGCTTTTTGCACGCGCTGTTGTTTGCCTTCCGACGGCGCCGATGTGTGGAATGTAAAATAGCCGTCCTGAATCGAATAGGGCATCACATCCCGATGCTCGTCCGCTTTCATACTGACCCAGTCCAGATGTTCAGAATCAGCGGGCACGTAAAACGAGGCGTATCCGTCCAGACGCGTGTTCATCCAGAGATCCCACTGCACGGATGTGTCGCGGATGTTTTCAGCGCTGACAATGAACGTCACCTGTGAATCCGCCAGACTGATCTCTTTGGTCAGCCGGATGCCGCTGACCGGACTCGGCGGACCGGCCATCTTGAGATAATCCTCACGCTGTTTTAGTACCGCAAACTCTGCATGGGTTAGAAACGGATCCGGGCCAGTTGGCTTTGCGCTGCAGCAGTGTGTCATTCACGTCCTGCTGCAGCCACCATCCGCTCTGCGGCCCGACCCACACGATATGCCCGTAATACGGGGTCATTTCATGCAGCCGTGTGGCTTTCGGCGTCTCGGCAGGTTTCTGTTCCCAGAGTTCAGGAACCGCTTTCAGAATATTGTCCATGCCCGGTTTGTGCAGCGACACCACCCGGCCGCCTACCTGCGGCAGTACACCCACCTCAACATGTTCCGTTCTCAATGTAATCAGCATAGTTGCTTCAGGTCGTTGATCCGGGTCAGTGCATCCGGACAAAAACAAAACCATTGCTGTAAAGAGTATTAAATATTTCATCATCAACTCCACTAGTTCAAGGTTACTGCGTATAAATCCCACGTCCGTCAAAATCTACAATTGTCAGATTATCCAGCCTCTGAATGCTATACTTGACTTTGTTTCCCCGGGCATCCGTAATACGCACACCCCGGTCCAGATGCTTGAATCTAAGCACATTTTGTCCTCTTGCGCGTATGGTATAGGAAATATCCGACCTTGCGTCTACAGACTCGAGTTCGACCGTGGAAGAGACCAGACAATTTTTCAATTCACTGCGTTCCCGCATGTTGACGGCAAGCGTATTATCTCCATTCTCAATCTGTTTGAGAGGAATTTGCAGGGTGTGCTGCAGCGGTTCACCGTTCAGCAGCACCTCGGCGATCGGTCCGCTGCCGCTGTAGGTCACATCAAACAAACCGTTCTGATACACATAATCCGTCAAAGAGTCCAGATACTTTGTGCGGCGCACGGCAATTCCGAACGGCAGCCGGTGCAGCCCCATATGGGTGACCGCCGACAGCCAGGGCGCGATGGAATACACCAGCGGCCGCACATCGTGAAACGGATCGCCGTCCTCTTGATCCACCAGTTCCGGTATGGTATAGGGCATGGGCAGATATTTCCCGGGACGCACACTCTGCGGCACCAGATAATCCAGAGCCGCCATGATGCGGTCCTCATCATACAATTCCGTATCCATGCTGGTCAAAATAGCGTTATAGGCGCAGATAAACATGCCTTTCGGATTGTCCTCCATATCCGCAAGCAGGGCGTTTCGGGCGTTTTTATAATGTTCGGGATAATTCGGATGCAGCGGCGGAATGGCCAGCGCCCAGCGGTAATCGGTCTGATCCATGCCGTAAGGATCTGCTGCCATCATCGTACCGTTGTCGGTCAACAGATCGCCGTAAGAAGGAAGATCACCCGGCGTGTCAAAAAAATGCCGCATATTCTCTTCCAGACCCTCGGCCTTGCGCAGATACGTTTCAGCCGTCTCGGCGTCGGTCATGGCGGACAACATCATGTAATTGCTGTAATTGAGCATATTGATATACAAATCATAAGACCGGACGATCAGACTGTCTTTGTACGTGGATTGCCAGAAATCATTCGGCCGACCCACCGCATTGTCATACCCGTCTCCGCGGCTGCCGGTCAGCGGCGTCTCGCAGTAATAGTACCGGTAAAACAAACCGCGATCCTCATCGAACGAATAACGCTCCAGCCAGTCCATGCCCTGTTGCAGGTTTTTGAGGTATTGGCCGCTGACATAGCGGTCCTCGCCGGTTTGCGTCCAATGCGCAAACGCCGGCCAGACGGCGTAAAACAGACCGTCTTCTTCCCATTTGGTGATGGGACCGGCCATCAATTGACCGAAAAACCTGCCTTTCGGTTCTTCCCGGCTGATATTGGGATTCAAAAGCGCGATTTTACAATGTTCAGCAGCCGCATCTGCCCAGCCGGAATAGCAGATATGCGAGGTGTTCATACCGCCGTCCCGGTACCAGAGCAGATAATAAATATACTGATTCGTGGAGCGCATAAATCCGCCGTCCTGCATGGACAGGGCGATACGCCGGTTTTTTTC
This genomic window from candidate division KSB1 bacterium contains:
- a CDS encoding DUF4380 domain-containing protein — encoded protein: MTHCCSAKPTGPDPFLTHAEFAVLKQREDYLKMAGPPSPVSGIRLTKEISLADSQVTFIVSAENIRDTSVQWDLWMNTRLDGYASFYVPADSEHLDWVSMKADEHRDVMPYSIQDGYFTFHTSAPSEGKQQRVQKAFLTPREPFIAAFDKGQMLLIEFEPVPVHRMHPEHRLVEIYNQVRADEQNLLELEVHGAFQALQPGERMSLQETWTVSRAKAAQSRAQQLNRIQTAMGN
- a CDS encoding DUF4380 domain-containing protein, with protein sequence MMKYLILFTAMVLFLSGCTDPDQRPEATMLITLRTEHVEVGVLPQVGGRVVSLHKPGMDNILKAVPELWEQKPAETPKATRLHEMTPYYGHIVWVGPQSGWWLQQDVNDTLLQRKANWPGSVSNPCRVCGTKTA